A portion of the Aquicoccus sp. G2-2 genome contains these proteins:
- the modB gene encoding molybdate ABC transporter permease subunit, translating into MTWLGPEEWQAVALSLRVSIWATLVALPLGLLTAYALARWSFPGKHLLNGLVHLPLILPPVVTGYLLLLTFGSTAPIGHALETVGITFAFRWTGAALAAGIMAFPLMVRAIRLSVEAVDPKLEQAAATLGASKPWVFLTITLPMILPGVIAGMILAFAKAMGEFGATITFVSNIPGQTQTLPSAIYAFLQVPGGESSALRLAAVSVIIAMAALLLSELIARRVAKRVGGA; encoded by the coding sequence GCCCTGTCGTTGCGGGTCTCCATCTGGGCCACGCTCGTTGCCTTGCCGTTGGGTCTGCTTACGGCATACGCCCTTGCCCGCTGGTCTTTCCCCGGCAAACACCTGCTCAATGGGCTTGTCCATCTGCCTTTGATCCTGCCGCCGGTCGTGACTGGCTATCTCCTCCTGCTCACTTTTGGCAGCACCGCCCCTATCGGCCATGCCCTTGAAACAGTCGGCATCACCTTCGCCTTTCGCTGGACCGGCGCCGCCCTTGCCGCCGGGATCATGGCCTTCCCGCTGATGGTTCGCGCCATCCGGCTTTCTGTTGAGGCCGTCGATCCCAAACTCGAACAAGCTGCCGCCACGCTTGGCGCATCAAAACCGTGGGTCTTTCTCACCATAACCTTGCCGATGATCCTGCCCGGCGTCATCGCCGGGATGATCCTCGCCTTCGCCAAGGCGATGGGTGAATTCGGCGCAACGATTACGTTTGTGTCCAACATCCCCGGCCAAACCCAAACCCTGCCTTCGGCGATTTATGCGTTCCTGCAAGTCCCCGGCGGCGAAAGCTCGGCACTCCGGCTTGCCGCCGTCTCCGTCATTATCGCCATGGCTGCGCTGCTCCTTTCCGAACTGATCGCACGGCGCGTCGCCAAACGAGTAGGCGGCGCATGA
- the modC gene encoding molybdenum ABC transporter ATP-binding protein, with product MTLTVSLKHNFPGFSLDVAFTAPPGLTVLFGPSGSGKTTIINALAGLFQPHTGEIRISDQTLFDSARTLCLPPSKRRLGYIFQEPRLFPHLTVEQNLLYGRRFAPKNLPSESPGHIIDMLGIGHLLPRRPAGLSGGEQARVAIGRAVLASPQLILADEPLSALDEARKAEILPYFERLRDELSLPILYVSHSAAEVARLATTIIVLEHGRVTRSGTAADVLGDPHVAPMGIREVGAVLEATVTAHHEDGLTELCAGDARLFLPRAPQAPGEQIRIRIAAHDVILSLGKPAGLSALNILEGQVEAIRAGAGPGVLVSLQTSAGRVLARITRRSADALGLAQGTHCHAVIKSVAIAPQDISPG from the coding sequence ATGACACTCACGGTTTCGCTCAAACACAATTTCCCCGGCTTCTCCCTTGATGTCGCGTTCACAGCACCGCCCGGCCTGACGGTGCTTTTCGGCCCTTCCGGCTCTGGTAAAACCACGATCATCAACGCCCTTGCCGGATTGTTCCAGCCACACACAGGCGAAATCCGCATCAGTGATCAAACCCTATTCGACAGTGCCCGCACCCTCTGCCTGCCGCCCTCTAAACGGCGTCTTGGCTACATCTTTCAGGAACCGCGCCTCTTCCCGCATCTCACGGTTGAGCAAAACCTGCTCTATGGCCGCCGTTTCGCCCCAAAAAACCTGCCCTCCGAAAGTCCCGGACACATCATCGACATGCTGGGTATCGGCCACCTGTTGCCCCGCCGCCCCGCCGGGCTTTCGGGTGGCGAACAAGCCCGCGTCGCCATCGGGCGTGCCGTGCTGGCAAGCCCGCAACTCATCCTCGCGGATGAGCCGCTCTCCGCGCTGGATGAGGCCCGAAAGGCGGAAATCCTGCCGTATTTCGAACGTCTTCGGGATGAGCTTTCTCTGCCAATCCTTTATGTCAGCCATTCCGCCGCCGAAGTTGCCCGGCTGGCAACAACCATCATCGTGCTCGAACATGGCCGCGTCACCCGCAGCGGCACCGCCGCCGATGTGCTGGGCGATCCGCATGTCGCGCCGATGGGCATCCGCGAAGTCGGCGCTGTGCTCGAAGCCACGGTGACCGCGCATCACGAGGACGGGCTTACCGAACTTTGTGCAGGCGATGCACGGCTTTTCCTGCCCCGAGCCCCGCAAGCGCCGGGTGAGCAGATCCGCATTCGCATCGCTGCACACGATGTGATCTTGTCGCTTGGCAAACCCGCCGGGCTGTCGGCGCTCAACATCCTCGAAGGCCAGGTCGAAGCCATCCGCGCCGGGGCAGGGCCGGGGGTGCTTGTCTCCTTGCAAACATCGGCAGGCCGCGTGCTGGCGCGGATTACCCGGCGCTCGGCTGACGCACTCGGCTTGGCACAAGGCACACACTGTCACGCGGTAATCAAGTCCGTCGCCATTGCGCCACAAGACATAAGCCCGGGTTGA
- a CDS encoding YjbH domain-containing protein, with translation MSPEERAPNRRSLSGVAVGSFAMALSIAAALPTQADESRPPSLNLYGVPGLIDTPDAASAPDGMLSYSFVGFANTRRYNIAFQITPRLSGAFRYSVLKGDTADRAFDVRYQLLRESGWRPDLAIGLQDFMGTGLYSGEYIVAGKTILPGFRVTGGLGWGRFSGTNPLGATGTRPGGILGTGGIPSYNKWFRGPYSAFGGISYSPSERLTFKAEYAPDTYTREVTNGFKRKNDWNFGIDYRFKKGGQLSLYHLHGGEIGVVLSFHSNLRSSPFPGGREQAPVPVYVRDRADLNDLGWTTDKREQTDTRKTMAEALGREKLSYEGLKLEPRRAVLRVNNRTYGAAPEAFGRAARVMSRVLPASIEEFVIVPMANGMPTTAVTFRRSDIETLENAPASELLARTSIRDGFGAAPPADAGVFPRLRWSLAPYVSLQVFDPSDPIRVDTGLRFSANYQPHPNVIISGSITKKLAGNLNSSVKVDPTLLPAVRTDAYLYARQGDPAIEHLTFAYYGRPAPDFYSRVTLGYLEPMYAGASAELLWKPVDSRLALGIEVNAVRPRAFDQLFGLRSPNTASGRIPAFNGQVSAYYAFRNGFFGQVDAGRFLAGDYGARFTLMREFANGWRVGAYATFTNVSATKFGEGSFDKGIILTIPLSWVIGTPSRKTNTVALQSLRRDGGARLDVQGRLYEKIRGYDRPTLEQTWGRVWR, from the coding sequence ATGAGTCCTGAGGAACGCGCACCGAACCGTCGCTCCCTTTCCGGCGTTGCCGTCGGCAGCTTTGCCATGGCGCTTTCCATCGCCGCCGCGCTTCCCACTCAGGCAGACGAAAGCCGCCCACCCAGCCTCAATCTCTATGGTGTTCCCGGCCTGATCGACACACCAGACGCCGCAAGCGCGCCCGATGGCATGCTGTCCTACAGCTTTGTCGGTTTTGCCAATACCCGGCGCTACAACATCGCCTTTCAGATCACACCCCGGCTTAGCGGGGCATTCCGTTATTCGGTGCTGAAAGGCGATACAGCCGACCGCGCCTTTGATGTTCGCTATCAACTTCTACGCGAAAGCGGCTGGCGTCCTGATCTTGCCATCGGTTTGCAAGACTTCATGGGCACCGGCCTCTATAGCGGCGAATACATTGTTGCCGGGAAAACCATACTTCCCGGCTTTCGGGTCACGGGCGGGCTTGGCTGGGGTCGGTTCAGCGGCACCAATCCGCTTGGCGCCACCGGCACGCGACCCGGCGGAATTCTCGGCACCGGCGGAATCCCATCCTATAACAAGTGGTTTCGCGGCCCTTATTCGGCCTTCGGTGGCATCAGCTACTCCCCATCAGAGCGGCTGACCTTCAAAGCCGAATATGCGCCCGACACCTATACCCGCGAAGTCACAAATGGCTTCAAACGCAAGAATGACTGGAATTTCGGGATCGACTACCGGTTCAAGAAAGGCGGCCAGTTATCGCTTTACCATCTGCATGGTGGCGAGATCGGGGTGGTGCTCTCGTTCCACTCCAACCTGCGTTCCTCGCCGTTCCCCGGCGGGCGCGAACAGGCACCCGTTCCGGTTTATGTGCGCGACCGCGCTGATCTCAATGATCTCGGCTGGACCACGGACAAGCGCGAGCAAACCGACACCCGCAAAACCATGGCCGAAGCTCTGGGCCGCGAGAAACTCTCCTATGAAGGTCTCAAGCTCGAACCGCGACGCGCCGTTCTTCGGGTAAACAACCGCACCTACGGTGCTGCCCCCGAAGCCTTTGGGCGCGCCGCGCGCGTGATGAGTCGCGTGCTGCCAGCGTCAATCGAAGAATTCGTGATCGTGCCGATGGCCAACGGTATGCCCACAACCGCTGTCACATTCCGGCGCTCTGACATTGAAACTCTCGAAAACGCCCCGGCCTCCGAACTTCTGGCTCGCACCTCGATCCGCGACGGCTTCGGCGCAGCTCCACCAGCAGACGCCGGAGTTTTCCCGCGCTTGCGCTGGTCGCTTGCACCCTATGTCTCGTTGCAGGTCTTCGATCCCAGCGATCCGATCCGCGTCGACACCGGGCTTCGCTTCTCTGCCAATTACCAGCCGCATCCCAATGTGATCATCTCTGGCAGCATCACCAAAAAACTTGCAGGTAACCTTAATTCTTCCGTCAAGGTCGATCCGACCCTCCTGCCTGCTGTGCGCACAGACGCCTATCTTTATGCCCGGCAGGGTGATCCCGCGATCGAGCACCTGACCTTTGCTTACTATGGCCGACCGGCGCCAGATTTCTACAGCCGCGTCACTCTTGGCTATCTCGAACCAATGTATGCCGGTGCCTCGGCTGAGCTCCTCTGGAAACCAGTGGACAGCCGCCTCGCCCTAGGCATTGAGGTGAACGCCGTGCGCCCGCGTGCGTTTGATCAACTCTTCGGCCTGCGCAGCCCCAACACGGCCTCCGGGCGAATCCCCGCATTCAATGGCCAGGTGTCCGCCTATTACGCCTTCAGGAACGGCTTTTTCGGGCAGGTCGATGCCGGCCGTTTCCTCGCAGGCGATTACGGCGCGAGATTCACCCTGATGCGCGAGTTTGCAAATGGCTGGCGCGTCGGTGCCTATGCCACATTCACCAATGTTTCAGCCACGAAATTCGGTGAAGGCAGCTTTGACAAGGGTATCATCCTTACCATCCCGCTCAGCTGGGTCATTGGCACGCCATCGCGCAAAACCAACACCGTTGCGTTGCAATCCCTGCGCCGCGACGGCGGCGCGCGGCTTGATGTGCAGGGGCGCCTTTACGAGAAAATCCGAGGCTATGATCGCCCCACACTTGAACAAACCTGGGGGCGGGTATGGCGCTGA